In one window of Streptomyces griseus subsp. griseus DNA:
- a CDS encoding LacI family DNA-binding transcriptional regulator encodes MLRAQRARAILLIGSGFQDRAWERAMDAELDPYVRAGGRVAVVSRHRSLRVDTVQPENRAGAAELAKALVALGHREFAVLTGPPELTTVADRLAGFREGLAGAGIGLDRVVRGAFTREGGHLAAQRLLASGGPRPTCVFAVTDVMAVGALAALREAGVRVPEDMSLAGFDDIPVVRELSPPLTTVALPLTEMGERVIALALRTPSGAGRSRVVRIDGEVVLRGSTAAPPGS; translated from the coding sequence ATGCTGCGGGCCCAGCGAGCCCGGGCCATCCTGCTGATCGGCTCCGGCTTCCAGGACCGGGCCTGGGAGCGGGCGATGGACGCGGAGCTGGATCCGTACGTTCGCGCCGGCGGCCGGGTCGCGGTGGTGAGCCGGCACCGGTCGCTCCGGGTGGACACCGTGCAGCCGGAGAACCGGGCCGGAGCGGCGGAGCTGGCGAAGGCGCTGGTGGCGCTCGGGCACCGGGAGTTCGCCGTGCTGACCGGGCCGCCCGAACTGACCACGGTGGCCGACCGGTTGGCCGGTTTCCGCGAGGGTCTCGCCGGTGCGGGCATCGGCCTCGACCGGGTGGTCCGGGGGGCGTTCACCCGGGAGGGCGGCCACCTGGCGGCGCAGCGGTTACTGGCGTCCGGCGGGCCCCGGCCGACGTGTGTCTTCGCGGTGACCGATGTGATGGCGGTCGGTGCGCTGGCCGCGCTGCGCGAGGCGGGGGTGCGGGTGCCGGAGGACATGTCGCTGGCCGGGTTCGACGACATCCCCGTCGTACGGGAGTTGTCGCCGCCGCTGACCACGGTGGCGCTGCCGCTCACCGAGATGGGCGAGCGCGTGATCGCGCTGGCCCTGCGCACCCCCTCGGGGGCGGGGCGGTCGCGGGTGGTGCGGATCGACGGGGAGGTGGTGCTGCGGGGCAGTACGGCTGCTCCGCCCGGGAGTTGA
- a CDS encoding TetR/AcrR family transcriptional regulator: MERAQKGPRARYREQTRAEIKDVALRQLAEGGTTALALTRIAKETGLSGPALHRYFTSRDDLLNSLIRDGYDDAAAALARAADRSAKGSRGVRGRPHDLAAAHRAWAVAEPHRDLLVQGAPVPGHVAPADTWERARVVLGPFLPLFATGSPGPAVASTADGMTAWLAADSTVGSWLSRYAPEAAGAPDGEVRAASAVAGAVPACTQSYGSVSLEAGRPVRRGGTSGPHAAGRAHGDAGGRGRAGVREGRAPYAPHTVGPPAYPLTRWARPRAPHMTGAPLRPPGNRTSRPLSPAPTPPPTGRGCGPRPRGTPGAPASRCSRARRAAPPR, encoded by the coding sequence ATGGAACGGGCCCAGAAGGGGCCGCGAGCCCGGTACCGGGAGCAGACCCGCGCGGAGATCAAGGACGTGGCGCTGCGGCAGCTCGCGGAGGGCGGCACCACCGCCCTCGCGCTGACCCGGATCGCCAAGGAGACGGGCCTCTCCGGCCCTGCCCTCCACCGCTACTTCACCAGCCGCGACGATCTGCTCAACTCCCTGATCAGGGACGGCTACGACGATGCGGCGGCCGCGTTGGCCCGGGCGGCGGACCGCTCGGCCAAGGGCTCTCGTGGCGTACGGGGGCGACCGCACGATCTGGCGGCTGCGCACCGCGCCTGGGCGGTCGCCGAGCCCCACCGCGATCTGCTGGTCCAGGGCGCCCCGGTGCCCGGCCATGTGGCCCCGGCCGACACATGGGAACGGGCCCGCGTGGTGCTGGGCCCGTTCCTCCCGCTCTTCGCCACCGGCAGTCCCGGACCCGCCGTGGCGTCCACGGCGGACGGGATGACCGCCTGGCTCGCGGCGGACAGCACGGTGGGGTCATGGCTGTCCCGGTACGCGCCGGAGGCGGCGGGCGCTCCGGACGGGGAGGTCCGGGCGGCCTCGGCGGTGGCGGGCGCGGTGCCGGCCTGTACCCAGTCGTACGGCTCGGTGAGCCTGGAGGCGGGCCGGCCAGTTCGCCGGGGTGGCACCTCGGGGCCGCACGCTGCTGGGCGCGCGCATGGAGATGCCGGAGGACGCGGTCGGGCTGGGGTGAGGGAGGGGCGGGCGCCGTACGCGCCTCACACCGTGGGCCCGCCCGCGTACCCCCTCACACGATGGGCCCGCCCGCGTGCACCTCACATGACGGGCGCTCCCCTACGCCCACCCGGCAACCGCACCTCCCGCCCCCTCAGTCCTGCGCCGACACCGCCCCCAACAGGTCGCGGATGTGGGCCGCGGCCTCGCGGAACTCCGGGCGCCCCAGCGTCTCGCTGTAGTCGCGCTCGGCGGGCAGCCCCACCTCGATGA
- a CDS encoding sugar phosphate isomerase/epimerase family protein yields MHLYTMRTPLAADFAGTLERLAQIGYATVGVSGRHGNSPAAIRQMLDRVRLKAVLEHVGYDIVTGPGLPQALEDVRTLGGRWIVVPSLPGSLHSPAGYREVARQFNRAGLAARESGLKLLYHNHGGDHEVVDGVSLYDILLAETDPELVGFELDVYWAAKGGSSAPGELFVRHPGRFPALHVKDMAPNGDFADVGSGVLDFPGMFDTARQGGVRQWLVEHDAPADPFASARASYRYLSRLRY; encoded by the coding sequence ATGCACCTGTACACGATGCGGACGCCGCTCGCGGCGGATTTCGCGGGGACGCTGGAGAGGCTGGCCCAGATCGGATACGCCACGGTCGGGGTCAGCGGCCGGCACGGCAACTCCCCTGCCGCGATACGGCAGATGCTGGACCGGGTGCGCCTTAAGGCGGTGCTGGAGCACGTCGGCTACGACATCGTGACCGGCCCGGGACTCCCGCAGGCCCTGGAGGACGTCCGCACCCTCGGCGGCCGGTGGATCGTGGTGCCGAGCCTGCCGGGGTCCCTGCACTCCCCGGCCGGATACCGGGAAGTGGCACGGCAGTTCAACCGGGCGGGGCTCGCCGCCCGGGAGTCCGGGCTGAAGCTGCTCTACCACAACCACGGCGGCGACCATGAAGTGGTGGACGGGGTCAGCCTGTACGACATCCTGCTGGCCGAGACCGATCCGGAGCTGGTCGGCTTCGAGCTGGATGTGTACTGGGCGGCCAAGGGCGGCTCCTCCGCCCCCGGCGAGCTGTTCGTCCGGCACCCCGGACGGTTCCCGGCGCTCCATGTAAAGGACATGGCACCGAACGGGGACTTCGCGGACGTCGGGTCGGGGGTGCTGGACTTCCCGGGGATGTTCGACACCGCGCGGCAGGGCGGGGTGCGGCAGTGGCTGGTGGAGCATGACGCCCCGGCCGACCCGTTCGCCTCGGCCCGGGCCAGCTACCGGTATCTGTCGAGGCTGCGCTACTGA
- a CDS encoding GAF domain-containing protein has product MTSFATGRMLLTPADRDGPARAERLRRLDLGERADASFDSFDAFADKVAEVTSSPFSMVNFIDENRQFFAGLHTPAGNRGGRELGAVAAGSGRSARYMARDHGYCPHVVVRRKALVLDDVCDYPRFAGNPVVDDIGVRSYLGAPLIDRTGIALGTVCAVDTVPRPWGRAGLDTIKSLAQELVRQIDHREGYRHP; this is encoded by the coding sequence GTGACGTCCTTCGCCACCGGCCGGATGCTGCTCACCCCCGCCGACCGGGACGGCCCGGCCCGCGCGGAGCGGCTGCGGCGGCTGGATCTCGGTGAACGGGCCGACGCCTCGTTCGACAGCTTCGACGCCTTCGCCGACAAGGTGGCCGAGGTGACCTCGTCGCCCTTCTCGATGGTCAACTTCATCGACGAGAACCGGCAGTTCTTCGCGGGGCTGCACACCCCGGCGGGCAACCGGGGCGGACGGGAGCTGGGGGCCGTCGCGGCGGGCAGCGGTCGCAGCGCCCGCTACATGGCGCGCGACCACGGCTACTGCCCGCACGTCGTCGTGCGGCGGAAGGCGCTCGTCCTGGACGATGTCTGCGACTACCCCCGGTTCGCCGGAAACCCGGTCGTCGACGACATAGGTGTCCGCTCCTACCTCGGCGCACCGCTCATCGACCGCACGGGCATCGCGCTGGGGACCGTCTGCGCCGTCGACACCGTGCCGCGCCCCTGGGGCCGGGCCGGCCTGGACACCATCAAGTCCCTCGCCCAGGAGCTGGTGCGTCAGATCGACCACCGGGAGGGCTACCGTCACCCGTGA
- a CDS encoding LacI family DNA-binding transcriptional regulator, translated as MTLDAVAREAGVSLATASRALNGTTRVRDDLRSRVHAAADLLGYIPNAHAQALASSEGNRAVGLICHDVSDPYFAGIASGVMRAAAEQDLLVMLASTFREPAGRSRTSRCCGPSEPGPSC; from the coding sequence GTGACCCTGGACGCGGTGGCCCGCGAGGCGGGTGTCTCCCTCGCCACCGCGTCCCGGGCGCTGAACGGCACCACCCGGGTCCGCGACGATCTGCGCAGCCGGGTCCACGCAGCGGCCGATCTCCTCGGCTACATCCCCAACGCCCATGCCCAGGCCCTCGCCAGCTCCGAGGGCAACCGTGCGGTGGGGCTGATCTGCCACGACGTCAGCGACCCCTACTTCGCGGGCATCGCCAGCGGGGTGATGCGGGCCGCGGCGGAACAGGACCTGCTGGTGATGCTCGCCTCCACCTTCCGTGAGCCGGCCGGGAGATCGCGTACGTCTCGATGCTGCGGGCCCAGCGAGCCCGGGCCATCCTGCTGA
- a CDS encoding NAD-dependent epimerase/dehydratase family protein produces MTTAPALHAVLGSGPAGTALATELARRGHPVRLVDRSGGGPEIEGVQRCAADVATAEGARAAVAGAAVVYHCVNVGYHLQVEVMPRIQEAVLGAVEREGARLVVLDTLYPYGETHGAVMTEESPWNATTRKGRMRADLDGRYLAAHREGRLSVVLGRSADFVGPGVLNSTLGGAVFPAALTGQPVPALGDVDLPHSYTYIEDVATGLATLGEHPEGDGRVWHLPTAPARTTRQILALVEERTGHPLELTVVPEPRPFGPFDEVFMAEYAEMFYQHTEAQILDSSAIERSFGLTPTPLETAIDATLAWYGELLAAQR; encoded by the coding sequence ATGACCACCGCACCCGCTCTGCACGCCGTCCTCGGCTCCGGACCCGCCGGTACGGCCCTGGCCACGGAGCTGGCCCGCCGGGGCCACCCGGTCCGGCTCGTCGACCGGTCGGGCGGCGGCCCGGAGATCGAAGGCGTCCAGCGGTGCGCCGCCGATGTCGCCACCGCCGAGGGGGCCCGGGCGGCCGTGGCCGGAGCCGCCGTCGTGTACCACTGCGTCAACGTCGGCTACCACCTCCAGGTGGAGGTGATGCCGAGGATCCAGGAGGCGGTGCTCGGGGCGGTTGAGCGGGAGGGTGCCCGGCTCGTCGTCCTGGACACGCTCTACCCGTACGGCGAGACGCACGGCGCGGTGATGACCGAGGAGTCACCGTGGAACGCGACCACCCGCAAGGGCCGGATGCGCGCCGACCTCGACGGCCGCTACCTCGCCGCCCACCGCGAGGGCCGGCTCTCCGTCGTCCTCGGGCGCTCCGCCGACTTCGTCGGCCCCGGGGTCCTCAACTCCACGCTCGGCGGCGCGGTCTTCCCGGCCGCGCTGACCGGACAGCCCGTGCCCGCCCTCGGCGACGTCGACCTGCCGCACAGCTACACGTACATCGAGGACGTCGCCACCGGCCTCGCCACCCTCGGGGAGCACCCGGAAGGTGACGGCAGGGTCTGGCACCTGCCCACCGCCCCGGCCCGCACCACCCGTCAGATCCTCGCCCTCGTCGAGGAGCGCACCGGCCACCCGCTGGAGCTGACCGTGGTCCCCGAACCCCGGCCCTTCGGCCCCTTCGACGAGGTCTTCATGGCGGAGTACGCGGAGATGTTCTACCAGCACACCGAGGCACAGATCCTCGACTCCTCGGCCATCGAGAGGTCCTTCGGACTCACCCCCACCCCGCTGGAGACGGCCATCGACGCCACCCTCGCCTGGTACGGGGAACTCCTCGCCGCGCAGCGCTGA
- a CDS encoding ABC transporter substrate-binding protein: MHARRLLIGAVPLVLVATACGGNDASTTTSDSGKKLDRVTLTLNWYPYGEHAPFYYGKQQKIFEKHGIDLDVRAGQGSQKTVQATAAGQSDFGWADTPALLAGVDQGVKVKSLGVFLQTTPASVQFFEAKGITAPGDLKGRTIAGTAGDALSKTFPIFLKKNGVGESDVKVQNTDPAGKIAAVISGKTDGLLGYASDQGPTMQDKAKKPVSYLRFSEHGLNFYSNGLLAGQKILAAKPELAERMVRAVSEAWAAAAKEPGPAVDAMQGASEQLPPKTVLSEQFATTLTLLHTDATEGKAPGVNTEADWQQTIDVFAEAGMVASPKAVTDYWDTKTALKG, encoded by the coding sequence ATGCACGCGCGCAGACTCCTGATCGGTGCCGTACCCCTCGTCCTGGTGGCGACCGCCTGCGGCGGCAACGACGCGTCGACCACCACCAGCGACTCCGGCAAGAAGCTGGACCGGGTCACGCTGACGCTCAACTGGTATCCGTACGGCGAACACGCCCCGTTCTACTACGGAAAGCAGCAGAAGATCTTCGAGAAGCACGGCATCGACCTGGACGTCCGGGCGGGCCAGGGCTCGCAGAAGACCGTCCAGGCGACCGCCGCCGGGCAGAGCGACTTCGGCTGGGCGGACACCCCGGCGCTGCTCGCGGGGGTGGACCAGGGCGTCAAGGTCAAGAGCCTCGGCGTCTTCCTCCAGACCACGCCCGCCTCCGTGCAGTTCTTCGAAGCGAAGGGCATCACCGCGCCCGGTGATCTCAAGGGCCGCACGATCGCCGGGACAGCCGGGGACGCGCTCTCCAAGACCTTCCCGATCTTCCTGAAGAAGAACGGCGTCGGCGAATCGGACGTCAAGGTCCAGAACACCGACCCGGCGGGCAAGATCGCCGCAGTGATCTCCGGGAAGACCGACGGACTGCTCGGTTACGCCAGTGACCAGGGGCCCACCATGCAGGACAAGGCCAAGAAGCCGGTCTCCTACCTCCGGTTCTCCGAACACGGCCTGAACTTCTACTCCAACGGGCTCCTCGCCGGTCAGAAGATCCTCGCCGCGAAGCCGGAGTTGGCCGAGCGCATGGTGCGGGCGGTCAGCGAGGCATGGGCGGCGGCGGCGAAGGAGCCGGGTCCCGCGGTCGATGCGATGCAGGGCGCGTCCGAGCAACTGCCTCCGAAAACCGTCCTGTCGGAGCAGTTCGCCACGACGCTCACCCTGCTGCACACGGACGCGACCGAGGGCAAGGCGCCCGGCGTCAACACCGAGGCCGACTGGCAGCAGACCATCGACGTCTTCGCCGAGGCGGGCATGGTGGCCTCGCCGAAGGCCGTGACCGACTACTGGGACACGAAGACGGCGTTGAAGGGATGA
- a CDS encoding GTP-binding protein has protein sequence MVYDDSSDRTGTTEFFPVALKVLVAGGFGVGKTTFVGAVSEIAPLSTEELLTQVSVGTDNLDGVESKTATTVAMDFGRITLSEQHVLYLFGTPGQERFWFMWDELSQGALGAVVLADTRRLAECFAAVDFFERRGIGFIVAVNEFDGAYRYEPDEVRSALDLGPEVPVVLCDARIASSGTGALVTLVQHLINATSAPAPLQAFGAHQ, from the coding sequence ATGGTTTACGACGACAGCTCTGACCGCACCGGAACCACCGAGTTCTTCCCCGTGGCCCTCAAGGTCCTGGTCGCGGGCGGATTCGGCGTCGGCAAGACGACCTTCGTCGGTGCGGTCAGCGAAATCGCCCCGCTGAGCACCGAGGAGCTGCTGACCCAGGTCAGCGTGGGGACCGACAATCTCGACGGCGTCGAGTCCAAGACGGCCACCACCGTCGCCATGGACTTCGGCCGCATCACCCTCTCCGAACAGCACGTCCTCTATCTGTTCGGCACGCCGGGCCAGGAGCGGTTCTGGTTCATGTGGGACGAACTCTCCCAGGGCGCGCTCGGCGCCGTGGTGCTCGCCGACACCCGGCGGCTGGCGGAGTGCTTCGCCGCCGTTGACTTCTTCGAACGGCGCGGTATCGGATTCATCGTCGCAGTCAACGAGTTCGACGGCGCCTACCGCTACGAGCCCGACGAGGTGCGCTCGGCACTCGACCTCGGACCCGAGGTGCCCGTCGTCCTGTGCGACGCGCGGATCGCCAGCTCCGGTACGGGGGCGCTGGTCACCCTCGTACAACATCTGATCAACGCCACTTCCGCGCCCGCTCCGCTCCAGGCCTTCGGGGCTCACCAGTGA
- a CDS encoding roadblock/LC7 domain-containing protein, translating into MASDMQAGQVSDLDWLLSGLVQRVPYTRSAVLLSADGLVKSVHGMDPDSADHMAALAAGLYSLGRSAGARFGDNGDVRQVVVELDSTLLFVSTAGSGTCLAVLAGREADAAVLGYEMAMLVKSVRPYLMTPLRQPAGAPFTPGL; encoded by the coding sequence ATGGCGAGCGACATGCAGGCCGGTCAGGTCTCGGACCTGGACTGGCTGCTGAGCGGACTGGTCCAACGCGTGCCCTATACGCGCAGCGCGGTGCTCCTCTCCGCCGACGGGCTGGTGAAATCCGTCCACGGCATGGACCCCGACAGCGCCGACCACATGGCCGCCCTGGCCGCCGGTCTGTACTCCCTGGGCCGCAGCGCCGGTGCCCGCTTCGGCGACAACGGCGACGTCCGGCAGGTGGTCGTCGAACTCGACTCCACGCTCCTGTTCGTCTCCACCGCCGGATCCGGCACCTGTCTCGCCGTCCTCGCCGGACGCGAGGCGGACGCCGCGGTGCTCGGCTACGAGATGGCGATGCTGGTCAAGAGCGTCCGTCCCTATCTGATGACCCCGCTGCGGCAGCCGGCCGGGGCGCCCTTCACCCCGGGGCTGTGA
- a CDS encoding ABC transporter ATP-binding protein: MPKETTTAPPLSRGVGAAAVQLSDVAVRFRSKKRDVTALSEVSLDVAPGEFVAIVGPSGCGKSTLLKLVAGLLTASSGEVLLGGERVDGPRHDIGYVFQRAALLEWRSALRNILLQAEIRRMPAAQARGRADELIRMTGLTGFEDAYPHELSGGMQQRVALCRALLHEPPVLLMDEPFGALDALTREQMNTELNRIWRSTGTTVLLVTHSISEAVYLADRVVVMSPRPGTITEIIEVGLPAERDYSETLGRPEFREAAAHIRDLLGAVSAQD, from the coding sequence ATGCCGAAGGAGACGACGACAGCGCCCCCGCTTTCCAGGGGCGTCGGGGCGGCGGCGGTCCAACTGTCGGATGTGGCGGTGCGGTTCCGTAGCAAGAAGCGGGATGTCACGGCGCTGAGCGAGGTCTCGCTGGATGTGGCACCGGGTGAGTTCGTCGCCATCGTCGGCCCGTCGGGGTGCGGCAAGTCCACGCTGCTGAAGCTGGTGGCCGGGCTGCTCACGGCCTCCTCGGGCGAGGTCCTGCTCGGTGGCGAGCGGGTCGACGGGCCGCGCCACGACATCGGTTACGTCTTCCAGCGCGCGGCCCTGCTGGAGTGGCGCTCCGCGCTGCGGAACATCCTGCTCCAGGCCGAGATCCGCCGGATGCCGGCGGCACAGGCGCGCGGACGCGCCGACGAGCTGATCCGGATGACGGGGCTGACCGGGTTCGAGGACGCCTACCCGCACGAGCTCTCCGGCGGGATGCAGCAACGGGTCGCGCTCTGCCGGGCGTTGCTCCACGAGCCGCCCGTCCTGCTGATGGACGAGCCGTTCGGCGCGCTGGACGCCCTGACCCGCGAGCAGATGAACACCGAACTGAACCGGATCTGGCGGTCCACCGGTACGACGGTGCTGCTGGTCACCCACTCGATATCGGAGGCCGTCTATCTGGCCGACCGGGTGGTCGTGATGAGTCCGCGCCCCGGCACGATCACGGAGATCATCGAGGTGGGGCTGCCCGCCGAGCGCGACTACAGCGAGACGCTGGGGCGCCCGGAGTTCCGCGAGGCCGCGGCCCACATCCGCGACCTGTTGGGGGCGGTGTCGGCGCAGGACTGA
- a CDS encoding glyceraldehyde-3-phosphate dehydrogenase: MTVNDDSFTNWMHREEIAESMIPIIGKLHREQDVNVLLHSRSLVNKSVVSILKTHRFARQIAGEELSVTETMPFLRALTTLDLGPSQIDIGMLAATFRADDRGLSVEEFTAEAVAGATGANKIERRDSRDVVLYGFGRIGRLIARLLIEKAGSGNGLRLRAIVVRKGSGQDIVKRASLLRRDSIHGQFSGTITVDEANSKIIANGNEIKVIYSDDPTSVDYTEHGIKDAILIDNTGRWRDRAGLSNHLRPGIAKVVLTAPGKGDVPNIVHGVNHDTIKDDEQVLSCASCTTNAIVPPLKAMADEYGVLRGHVETVHSYTNDQNLLDNYHSSDRRGRSAALNMVITETGAASAVAKALPDLDAPITGSSIRVPVPDVSIAILSLRLGRETNRVEVLDYLRNVSLASPLKRQIDFISAPDAVSSDFIGSRHASIVDAGATKVDGDNAILYLWYDNEFGYSCQVIRVVQHVSGVEYPTYPAPAV; this comes from the coding sequence GTGACTGTCAATGACGACTCGTTCACCAACTGGATGCACCGCGAGGAGATCGCGGAGTCGATGATCCCGATCATCGGGAAGCTGCACCGCGAGCAGGACGTGAACGTCCTGCTGCACAGCCGCTCCCTGGTGAACAAGTCGGTGGTCAGCATCCTCAAGACCCACCGCTTCGCCCGGCAGATCGCCGGTGAGGAACTCTCGGTCACCGAGACGATGCCGTTCCTGCGGGCGCTGACGACACTCGACCTCGGCCCCTCCCAGATCGACATAGGCATGCTGGCCGCGACGTTCCGCGCCGACGACCGCGGCCTGAGCGTGGAGGAGTTCACCGCCGAGGCCGTCGCCGGCGCGACCGGTGCCAACAAGATCGAGCGCCGCGACTCGCGCGATGTCGTCCTCTACGGCTTCGGCCGCATCGGCCGCCTCATCGCCCGCCTCCTCATCGAGAAGGCCGGTTCCGGCAACGGACTGCGGCTGCGCGCCATCGTCGTACGCAAGGGCTCCGGCCAGGACATCGTCAAGCGCGCCTCACTGCTGCGGCGCGACTCGATCCACGGCCAGTTCTCCGGCACGATCACCGTCGACGAGGCGAACAGCAAGATCATCGCCAACGGCAACGAGATCAAGGTGATCTACTCGGACGACCCGACGTCGGTGGACTACACCGAGCACGGGATCAAGGACGCCATCCTGATCGACAACACCGGCCGGTGGCGCGACCGCGCGGGGCTCTCGAACCACCTGCGCCCGGGCATCGCCAAGGTCGTCCTGACCGCGCCGGGCAAGGGCGACGTCCCCAACATCGTCCACGGGGTCAACCACGACACGATCAAGGACGACGAGCAGGTCCTGTCCTGCGCGTCCTGCACCACCAACGCGATCGTCCCGCCGCTCAAGGCGATGGCGGACGAGTACGGCGTCCTGCGCGGCCACGTCGAGACCGTCCACTCGTACACCAACGACCAGAACCTGCTGGACAATTACCACAGCTCCGACCGGCGCGGCCGCTCGGCGGCGCTCAACATGGTCATCACCGAGACCGGTGCCGCCTCGGCCGTCGCCAAGGCGCTGCCCGACCTGGACGCACCGATCACCGGCAGCTCCATCCGCGTCCCGGTGCCGGACGTCTCGATCGCGATCCTGAGCCTGCGCCTGGGGCGCGAGACCAACCGCGTGGAGGTCCTCGACTACCTCCGCAACGTGTCGCTGGCCTCGCCGCTCAAGCGCCAGATCGACTTCATCAGCGCCCCCGACGCGGTCTCCAGCGACTTCATCGGCTCGCGCCACGCCTCGATCGTCGACGCGGGCGCCACCAAGGTCGACGGCGACAACGCGATCCTCTACCTCTGGTACGACAACGAGTTCGGCTACTCGTGCCAGGTCATCCGGGTCGTCCAGCACGTCTCCGGCGTGGAGTACCCGACGTACCCGGCCCCGGCCGTCTGA